From the Exiguobacterium aurantiacum genome, one window contains:
- a CDS encoding ReoY family proteolytic degradation factor, with protein sequence MVERKKMFLKRFLAHHTLRKREAKWIIDYWLRHPEKLGNVHFVTNASVSPRSLIMTAYGFDGEPFRYRRGDLITVNPEKAYHDIRLHDGAIYVELNFQGMMIDEMWIDIVELNPFEPVAELKDEVTTSAQTVIRASVAQFEEERLLVEIDKALDRRDEKLFRNLTSQLHQVRASKLF encoded by the coding sequence ATGGTCGAGCGGAAAAAGATGTTCTTAAAGCGATTCCTCGCTCATCATACGCTTCGCAAACGAGAGGCCAAGTGGATTATCGACTACTGGCTCAGACATCCAGAAAAACTCGGGAACGTTCATTTTGTCACGAACGCCTCGGTCTCACCGCGTAGCCTGATCATGACGGCGTACGGCTTTGACGGGGAACCGTTTCGCTACCGCCGGGGTGACCTCATCACGGTCAATCCTGAGAAAGCGTATCATGACATCCGGCTTCATGACGGAGCCATCTACGTGGAGCTCAACTTCCAAGGGATGATGATCGACGAGATGTGGATCGACATCGTTGAATTGAATCCGTTCGAGCCCGTCGCCGAACTCAAGGATGAAGTGACGACGTCCGCTCAGACGGTCATCCGGGCCTCGGTCGCCCAGTTCGAGGAAGAACGTCTGCTCGTCGAAATCGACAAGGCGCTCGACCGGCGTGACGAGAAACTGTTCCGCAATTTGACAAGCCAGTTGCATCAAGTGCGGGCCTCAAAATTATTTTAA
- a CDS encoding tetratricopeptide repeat protein, whose amino-acid sequence MLDEIELNHIIEMLEKGETEHALMHLESLEKEGSDEDRLAIADIYLELGLADRAVNVLAALYVDYAGNPHVALSLAEAYLDSDREEEAIAVLEKIDTADKEAHMRSLVLLADLYQSQGLDEVAVKKLMEALEANPDEPLLIYGLAELYASIGSFEQAVPLYARLPHLRLPEELDYQADYAEALTMIGSFEEALDEYEKAGDRNLNTVFGHAMTAHRIGRDEIAVKQFESLQAMDPDFTSLYLPYTEALDALGRFDEALAVIDQGIDRDDYNDELRTVKAKLFLKQGRTDEAVTELREALALNPESLQATELLLSVLFESGDMEAVLETIDALEEHSTSPLMTWYKAKAAYELEEYDQAVTLYGSIEQVYKEDVSFAIEWATLLIEEGQRAEAQRVLEQTLALTVDVDDRQTLEERLERLTDHD is encoded by the coding sequence ATGTTAGACGAAATAGAATTAAACCATATCATTGAGATGCTCGAGAAGGGCGAGACCGAGCATGCCCTCATGCACCTCGAGTCGCTCGAGAAGGAAGGGTCGGACGAAGACCGTCTGGCCATTGCCGACATCTACCTCGAACTCGGACTCGCCGACCGGGCCGTGAACGTGCTCGCGGCGCTCTACGTTGATTACGCGGGCAACCCGCATGTCGCCTTGTCGCTCGCCGAGGCGTACTTGGACAGCGACCGGGAAGAAGAAGCGATTGCCGTCCTTGAAAAGATTGATACGGCGGACAAGGAAGCGCATATGCGCAGCCTCGTCTTGCTCGCTGATCTGTATCAATCGCAAGGGTTGGACGAGGTCGCGGTCAAGAAATTGATGGAGGCGCTTGAAGCGAATCCAGACGAACCGCTGCTCATCTATGGTCTAGCCGAGTTGTACGCGTCAATCGGTTCGTTCGAACAGGCCGTCCCGCTCTATGCTCGTCTGCCGCACTTGCGCTTGCCGGAAGAACTCGACTATCAGGCGGACTACGCCGAGGCGCTCACGATGATTGGATCGTTCGAAGAGGCGCTCGATGAGTATGAGAAAGCGGGCGACCGCAATTTGAACACGGTGTTCGGACATGCGATGACGGCCCATCGTATCGGCCGCGACGAAATCGCCGTCAAACAGTTCGAGTCGCTGCAGGCGATGGATCCAGATTTCACATCGCTTTATCTGCCTTATACGGAAGCGCTCGACGCGCTCGGCCGTTTTGATGAGGCACTGGCCGTGATCGATCAGGGCATCGACCGTGACGATTATAACGATGAGTTGCGGACCGTGAAAGCGAAGCTGTTCTTGAAACAAGGCCGGACGGACGAAGCGGTCACGGAACTTCGTGAGGCGCTCGCGCTGAACCCGGAATCACTCCAGGCGACCGAGCTGCTCTTGTCAGTCTTGTTCGAATCCGGTGACATGGAGGCCGTCCTCGAGACGATCGATGCACTCGAAGAACACTCGACGTCCCCGCTCATGACCTGGTACAAAGCGAAGGCGGCCTATGAACTCGAAGAGTATGATCAAGCCGTCACGCTATACGGGTCGATCGAGCAAGTTTATAAAGAGGACGTGTCATTTGCCATCGAATGGGCTACACTATTGATAGAAGAAGGACAGCGTGCCGAAGCGCAACGAGTGCTCGAGCAAACGCTTGCGCTCACCGTCGACGTCGACGACCGCCAAACTCTTGAGGAGCGGCTCGAACGGTTGACGGACCACGATTAA
- the ndk gene encoding nucleoside-diphosphate kinase, producing the protein MEKTFLMVKPDGVKRGLIGEIISRFEHKGYTLNRLELLTPSMEVAQSHYAEHKEKPFFGELVEFLTSGPVVAMEWEGENIVAVSRLMIGKTNPLDAQPGTIRGDLASTMSQNVIHGSDSVESAERELSLWFATEASHV; encoded by the coding sequence ATGGAAAAAACATTTTTAATGGTGAAACCGGATGGAGTGAAACGCGGATTGATTGGGGAAATCATCTCGCGCTTCGAACATAAAGGCTATACGTTGAATCGTCTTGAGTTGTTGACACCATCAATGGAAGTCGCACAATCGCATTACGCGGAACATAAAGAAAAGCCGTTCTTTGGAGAGTTGGTCGAATTTTTAACGTCTGGTCCTGTTGTGGCGATGGAGTGGGAAGGCGAGAACATCGTCGCCGTCTCTCGATTGATGATCGGGAAGACGAACCCGCTTGACGCACAACCTGGAACGATTCGTGGCGACTTGGCCTCGACGATGTCACAAAACGTCATCCATGGTTCAGATAGCGTGGAGAGCGCAGAGCGTGAATTGTCACTCTGGTTCGCCACTGAAGCATCACACGTTTAA
- the aroA gene encoding 3-phosphoshikimate 1-carboxyvinyltransferase, which produces MGLNGSIRVPSDKSITHRALLFGAVATGNTTIYDPLLGEDCRSTLEAIRCLGAGVVEEEDRLIVTGVGTLTSAELDCGNSGTTMRLMAGLLAGYGGEFTLTGDASLSKRPMRRVTDPLRKMGADLEGDFAPISIHGGTLTGIDYTLPVASAQVKSAVLLAGLRATGPTIVREPVLSRDHTERMLPLFNGRLDITTEDGVRTIRLVPSELVGATVAVPADPSSAAFWWAGAALVPGSRVTTTDVCLNETRIGFLRTLERMGAKTEVTNVRALGEEAVGDVTVSTSTLHGIRLDGDAIPHQIDELPLFALVASQATSPSSVRDAGELRVKETDRIQTVVHELSALGVDLRETDDGFDIFPSRLHGGHVSSHGDHRLAMMLQIADLLTTERVTIEHVEAADVSYPRFRDDLQRLGREIE; this is translated from the coding sequence ATGGGATTGAATGGATCCATACGCGTACCGAGTGACAAGTCAATTACGCACCGGGCTCTCTTGTTCGGGGCCGTCGCGACCGGAAACACGACGATTTATGATCCGCTCCTCGGGGAGGATTGCCGATCGACGCTCGAGGCGATCCGATGCTTGGGTGCTGGTGTCGTCGAAGAAGAGGACCGTCTCATCGTCACAGGGGTAGGGACACTCACATCGGCCGAACTTGATTGCGGGAACTCGGGCACGACGATGCGTCTTATGGCCGGGCTTCTCGCCGGATATGGTGGGGAATTCACACTCACCGGTGACGCCTCGCTCTCAAAACGTCCGATGCGTCGAGTGACGGACCCGCTCCGGAAAATGGGTGCTGACCTCGAAGGGGACTTCGCTCCAATCTCGATTCACGGCGGGACGCTAACGGGCATCGATTACACGTTGCCCGTCGCGAGCGCGCAAGTGAAGTCAGCCGTCCTGCTGGCCGGACTTCGTGCGACCGGGCCGACCATCGTGCGCGAGCCTGTCTTATCGCGGGACCATACGGAACGGATGCTTCCTCTTTTCAATGGCCGATTGGACATCACGACAGAGGACGGTGTCCGAACGATTCGACTCGTCCCGTCCGAGCTCGTGGGCGCGACGGTGGCCGTTCCGGCCGATCCGTCCTCGGCCGCCTTTTGGTGGGCTGGGGCGGCGCTCGTCCCGGGCAGTCGAGTCACGACGACGGACGTCTGTTTGAACGAGACACGGATCGGGTTTTTACGCACGCTCGAGCGGATGGGGGCGAAGACTGAAGTGACGAACGTCCGCGCGCTCGGGGAAGAAGCGGTCGGCGACGTGACGGTGTCGACGAGTACGCTCCACGGCATCCGCCTCGACGGGGACGCCATCCCGCATCAAATCGATGAGTTGCCGTTGTTCGCCCTCGTCGCGTCGCAAGCGACGAGCCCGTCATCGGTCCGAGACGCGGGCGAACTCCGTGTCAAAGAAACGGACCGAATTCAGACCGTTGTGCATGAACTTTCAGCGCTCGGTGTCGATCTTCGCGAGACGGACGACGGGTTTGACATCTTCCCGAGCCGTCTGCACGGGGGTCACGTCTCTTCGCACGGGGATCACCGCTTAGCGATGATGCTCCAAATCGCGGACTTATTGACGACGGAACGTGTGACGATTGAACACGTCGAGGCGGCGGATGTGAGTTACCCACGATTCCGTGACGATTTACAACGCCTCGGTCGTGAGATAGAATAA
- a CDS encoding CheR family methyltransferase → MNDYAIFVKKFYLKSGIDLNLYKEAQMKRRMIALREKKGYATFIEYFKAMEADRGLYDEFLDRMTINVSEFYRNPVRWQQLETDILPELIRKSQGKLRVWSAACSTGEEPYSLAMLLSKHLSPAQFTITATDLDDVVIEKAKQGKYHERALVDLPPDFRQRYFTRRGDDYYITEDIKKLVTFKKHNLLADVYERNFDLIVCRNVLIYFTEEAKEKVYKSFHRSLRPGGVLFVGGTEQIFQPKRYGYKMKQSFFYEKFEE, encoded by the coding sequence ATAAATGATTATGCCATCTTCGTAAAAAAGTTTTATTTGAAGTCGGGGATCGACTTGAATTTATATAAAGAGGCTCAGATGAAGCGTCGCATGATCGCGCTTCGTGAGAAGAAAGGGTATGCCACGTTCATTGAATATTTTAAAGCGATGGAAGCGGATCGCGGGTTATACGATGAATTTTTAGACCGCATGACGATCAACGTGAGCGAGTTTTATCGCAATCCGGTCCGCTGGCAACAGCTTGAGACGGACATCTTACCTGAGCTCATCCGGAAAAGCCAAGGTAAATTGCGTGTGTGGAGCGCGGCCTGTTCGACCGGAGAAGAGCCGTATTCGTTGGCGATGCTGTTATCGAAACATTTGTCACCCGCCCAGTTCACAATCACGGCGACGGACCTAGATGACGTGGTGATCGAAAAAGCGAAGCAAGGCAAATACCATGAGCGGGCGCTCGTCGACTTGCCCCCTGATTTTCGGCAGCGTTACTTCACCCGCCGCGGGGACGACTATTACATCACTGAAGACATCAAAAAATTGGTGACGTTTAAAAAACATAACCTGTTGGCCGATGTGTACGAACGGAATTTCGATTTGATCGTCTGCCGCAACGTCCTGATTTATTTCACCGAGGAAGCGAAAGAGAAAGTCTATAAATCGTTCCACCGTTCGCTTCGGCCAGGCGGGGTCCTCTTCGTCGGGGGCACGGAGCAAATCTTTCAACCGAAACGGTACGGCTACAAGATGAAACAAAGTTTCTTTTACGAAAAATTTGAAGAGTGA
- a CDS encoding 3-dehydroquinate synthase codes for MVTVHVNASTPYEVTIEQGDAWLDRVPYFTCSTVWVVTDETVDRLHGSAFRDRLARKHEAIVWSVVRPGDGSKSLETIERLVTDGLTAGCDRDTLIVAFGGGMVGDLAGFLASVYMRGVRYIQVPTTVLAHDSAVGGKVAVNHPLAKNAIGAFYQPAGVHYNVERLETLSARDVLSGLGELIKHAYLSRYVLGHSFETELFTALAQGPLDWEEWLARGVEVKRLVVEADEREQGVRAWLNFGHTFGHALESAEAYRLSHGEAILYGMVYAFLVSGDEMRAESLATYMKQENISAVNWQPFDSYLAGMGHDKKNRDGHIRFVLLGEEVTVERVTAERLAEAFHQMKRWF; via the coding sequence GTGGTGACGGTCCACGTGAACGCCTCGACCCCGTACGAGGTCACGATCGAACAAGGTGACGCCTGGCTCGACCGTGTCCCATACTTCACGTGTTCAACCGTTTGGGTCGTCACAGATGAGACGGTCGACCGGCTGCACGGAAGTGCGTTTCGGGATCGGCTCGCGCGCAAACATGAAGCAATCGTCTGGTCGGTCGTTCGCCCTGGCGACGGCTCGAAGTCGCTCGAGACGATCGAACGGCTCGTCACGGACGGATTGACGGCCGGTTGTGACCGAGATACGCTCATCGTGGCGTTCGGCGGCGGCATGGTCGGAGACTTGGCCGGTTTTTTGGCGAGTGTCTATATGCGCGGTGTGCGTTACATACAAGTGCCGACGACCGTGCTCGCGCACGATTCGGCCGTCGGCGGAAAAGTCGCGGTCAACCATCCGCTCGCGAAAAACGCGATCGGTGCCTTCTATCAACCGGCAGGCGTCCATTACAACGTCGAACGCCTTGAGACGTTGTCCGCGCGGGACGTCTTGAGCGGACTCGGCGAATTGATTAAGCACGCCTATTTGTCACGTTACGTCCTCGGCCACTCGTTCGAAACCGAATTGTTCACGGCCTTGGCCCAAGGACCGCTCGATTGGGAAGAATGGCTCGCGCGTGGGGTTGAAGTGAAACGATTGGTCGTCGAGGCCGATGAACGTGAACAAGGTGTGCGGGCGTGGTTGAATTTTGGCCATACGTTCGGGCATGCGCTCGAATCGGCCGAGGCGTATCGATTGTCGCACGGGGAAGCCATCCTGTACGGCATGGTGTACGCCTTCCTCGTCTCCGGCGACGAGATGCGGGCTGAATCCCTCGCTACGTACATGAAGCAAGAAAACATCTCGGCGGTCAACTGGCAACCGTTCGACTCGTATCTCGCAGGCATGGGACACGATAAAAAGAATCGGGATGGACACATCCGCTTCGTCCTGCTCGGTGAAGAAGTGACCGTGGAACGTGTCACGGCCGAGCGGCTCGCTGAAGCGTTTCATCAAATGAAAAGGTGGTTTTGA
- the aroC gene encoding chorismate synthase — protein sequence MRYLTAGESHGPGLSIIIEGVPAGLEVDVQAINEELAKRQSGYGRGRRMQIESDRIEVRAGIRHGVTTGAPISFWIENKDHTHWRNVMQAEPVDADMEIKRRVVRPRPGHADLVGGLKYDHRDLRDVLERSSARETAARVAVGALSKQLLASVGMSLVSYVKVIGGVTAEASYESLETMRATIEASPVRTLDEAAGQAMMNRIDEAKAAGDSLGGVVCTEVHGVIPGLGSYVQYDRKLDAAIARAVMSVNAIKGVAFGDGFEMAYRPGSEVMDPIAYGPDGYTRLSNHLGGFEGGMTTGMPIVCTAVMKPIPTLYKPLQSVDIETKEPFLAQIERSDACAVPAASLVVEAVIAFELARELCETFGHDTVNRLQSRVASYREEIRTW from the coding sequence ATGCGTTATTTGACGGCAGGAGAATCGCACGGACCGGGACTCTCGATCATCATCGAGGGTGTACCGGCCGGGCTTGAAGTCGACGTGCAAGCGATCAACGAAGAGCTCGCCAAACGGCAATCGGGTTACGGACGGGGCCGTCGCATGCAAATCGAATCAGACCGAATCGAGGTGAGGGCCGGCATTCGTCACGGGGTGACGACGGGGGCCCCTATTTCGTTTTGGATCGAGAACAAGGACCATACCCACTGGCGGAACGTCATGCAGGCCGAACCCGTCGACGCGGATATGGAAATCAAGCGCCGCGTCGTCAGACCGCGACCGGGACACGCCGATCTCGTCGGCGGACTGAAGTATGACCATCGCGACCTTCGGGACGTGCTCGAACGCTCGAGCGCTCGGGAGACGGCGGCCCGCGTCGCCGTCGGGGCACTCAGTAAGCAGTTGCTCGCTTCGGTCGGCATGTCACTCGTCAGCTACGTCAAAGTGATCGGCGGTGTCACAGCCGAGGCGTCATACGAGTCGCTCGAAACGATGCGCGCCACGATCGAGGCGTCACCGGTCCGGACGCTCGACGAGGCCGCAGGTCAAGCGATGATGAATCGGATCGACGAGGCGAAAGCGGCTGGCGATTCGCTCGGAGGTGTCGTCTGCACGGAAGTGCATGGCGTCATCCCAGGGCTCGGATCGTACGTCCAATACGACCGGAAACTCGATGCGGCCATCGCTCGCGCCGTCATGAGCGTCAACGCCATCAAAGGTGTCGCGTTCGGCGACGGCTTTGAGATGGCGTATCGACCAGGTTCTGAAGTGATGGACCCAATCGCCTATGGCCCGGACGGCTATACGCGGCTGAGCAACCATCTCGGCGGTTTCGAAGGCGGAATGACGACAGGCATGCCAATCGTCTGTACGGCTGTGATGAAGCCGATTCCGACGCTCTATAAACCGCTCCAATCCGTCGACATCGAGACGAAAGAACCGTTTCTCGCGCAAATCGAGCGCAGCGACGCCTGTGCCGTACCGGCCGCTTCGCTCGTTGTCGAGGCGGTCATCGCTTTCGAGCTTGCCCGTGAACTGTGCGAAACGTTCGGCCATGACACGGTCAACCGGCTCCAGTCACGCGTCGCTTCGTACCGGGAAGAGATCCGGACGTGGTGA